The Helicobacter canis genomic sequence GGCGATCAAGGGCTTATGTTTGGCTATGCGTGTCGTGAGACGCCCTCTCTTATGCCTTTGCCTATTTGGCTTTCACACCGCATTACAGAAGGCTTAGCAACAAAACGCAAAGATGGCACACTGCCTTTTTTGCGCCCAGATGGCAAATCTCAAGTTACCGTGCGTTATGAAGATGGCAAGCCTGTAGGCATTGATACAATCGTTATATCAACGCAGCACAGTCCAGAGACACAGCAAACACATTTGAAAGACGCAGTCATTGAAGAAATCGTGCAAAAGGTGATCCCACAAGAATATCTCAACGATAATATTCGTTATTTTGTCAATCCCACAGGCAAATTTGTCATCGGCGGACCACAAGGCGATGCAGGGCTAACCGGGCGTAAAATCATCGTGGATACTTATGGCGGGAGCTGTCCGCACGGAGGCGGGGCATTTAGCGGGAAAGATCCTAGCAAGGTAGATAGAAGTGCGGCGTATGCAGCTCGCTATGTAGCTAAGAATCTTGTAGCAAGTGGCGTGTGTGATAAAGCAGTCGTGCAAGTAGCCTATGCTATCGGCGTGGTAGAGCCTATATCAATCCTTGTAGATACGCAAGGCACAGGCAAAGTAGAAGACTCCGTGCTGACAGAGTGCGTGAAAAAGGTCTTTAGACTTACGCCTAAAGGCATTATAGAATCACTTGATTTGCTTCGCCCTATTTATCGCAAAACTGCAGCGTATGGACACTTTGGGCGAGAATTGCCTGAATTTTCTTGGGAGAAAACTGATAAGGTTGAAGCGATTAAAGATTTCTGTGGAGTGAAGTAGTAAGCCCTAGAATCCGGTTTTGAGCATTGTTTGTTGGCTACTAAAGAATTTAGGCTGTCTTGCTTCTAAAGAACTTGCATTGCTTGCTTTCTAAAGAAGCTTCGCTGCGCTTGCTTTGCCGTGTCGCCGTTGTCAGCTCGCAATGACAGGGGATTAGCTCTTTGTATGGTATGTATCTCATCATCGCTTAGGTTGTAGAGTGTATAGACTAAAGAGTCAATTTTGGATTCTAGCTCTTTTTACTTATGGATTGCTTCGGCTACGCCTCGCAATGACGGAGAAAAGCGTTTTACTTGTCATTGCGAACGCAGTGAAGCAATCCATACTAGAATCCACTTTTACTCCTTTTCTATTGTTTCTATCTCATCGTTTGTGAGATTGTAGAGTGTATAGACTAGGCTGTCAATTTTGGATTCTAGCTTTTGTAACTTACTACTTTTTAAATAATTTGCTATGGCTTCCCACACGCAAGGCGTTAAGCTGCAAAGTATCATCACATAGCTCATAGATTAGCAATAAATCTAGCTTAATATGACGCTCTCTAAAGCCCTGCAAGTTTCCACTTAACGCGTGGTCTTTGTGCTTTGGCTCTAGTGTCGCACCTGTGGTTAGCTTATCTATAAGCGCGTCAGTCAAATCTTTGTCTTTTGTTTGCAGCTTTTTGTAGTCTTTGATAAAGCTTTTTGTGAAATTGACATTATAGCTCGCCATTATCGATCGCCTTCCTAAACTCAGCCACATTGGTGTAAGTCTTTAGCGTGCCTGCTGCTCTCTCTTTTTCAAGCTCTGCTTTTGCCTTTAGAATCTCTTTTTCAAATTTTGTAAGCTTTGGCTTTTGCACCTTGCATTTTGCGTTATCAATCTTTGCTAGACTTTTTATCGCGGTGTAAAGCTCTTTGCTGGCGTTTTCTATAGTGATTGTCATTGGCTCTTCCTTATCGTTTTGTGTGGCTTAGATTCTAGCATTAGTTTTCTATGTTTTGGAATCTATGGTTGCGATTTCATCATAGCTTAGGTTGTAGAGTGTATAGACTAAAGAGTCAATTTTGGATTCTAGCTTGTGTGCGTTGCGAGCGTTATTTTCTGCGTGGCAATCTATAAGCCTTTGTAGGTGTTTTCATCTCTTTTGGCTACTTTGATAATTTGGATAACTTGAAAAGTATCATTTTTGACAATGCCGATAATCCTATAATCCCCAAGTCTCCAGCGGTAGCGATTGTCATTGAAGCCTTGTAAATGCTTTGCATTTGGTAGGGTGCAAGGATTTTCGCAAGTTGCCAAGCTTTCGTTGAGAAAAATATCTATTTTTACAAATTCTCTCGGTGCTGATTTTGCTAATTTTTTTAAAAATTTAATAACTTTCTTTTCGTATGCAATGTTATAGCTCATTGCCATAATCCCTGCTTATCTCTTGCTCTATTTCTATTTTTAATCGCTCTTGCTCTTGTTTTGACATTTGACTTTTTAGTTCATTTGCGATTTTGTCAAGCCCAGATTGCTCTCGTGTAGCAAATTCATATTTTGGAGAATCTAAACTCTCCTTCATTTTTGATTTTAGGAATTTAATAAGCTCTTTATTGGCATTTAAATCTGCTTTGATTTTCTGCTCCTTTTTTTCTGCATTTAGGAGAGAGTTTAGAAGCTGCCGCCTGCTCATATTCGCATATTTGTCATAGTTTGTTGCAATCATATCTACCCCTTTCCGCTTCTTTTATTATTATTGAGCTTACGAAATATAGCAAATTATAGAAAATAACCATTAGCCTAGTTAAGAGAATTCACTTGTTTTTTATGGATTGCTTCAGCCCTAAAGGGCTTCGCAATGACTGGGAAAGGGGGGTGGTCATTAGCAACGCAGTGAAGCAATCCATACTAGAATCCACTTCCCCAAACAATTAAAGCAACTTTAAGGCGTAGGTATCTATAATCGCCCCCATACTTTCTAGAGATAGAAAGCATCGGCTTACTTGTATAAGGTAAGTTTCCCTGTCTTAGAGCAGGGGTTACTCACTTCTTTTAGTGCTGCCCTTAGTCTTTTCCTATGATATTTTCCTTTACTTTATGCTTTATCAGTGTGAATTCTTTAGTATCCACATTTGCAAGTAGCCTTTCTACCCTTTTGCTATCAAATACCCTTATTTGCCCAAGTAGTGCGACTTGTAGCTTCCCCTTGCTATCGGCAAATTTATGATAGAGTTTGCCGCTTTTGCCTTTAGTTTTACTGCTAAGGGGGACTCCCAAAAACAGCTGATTATAAAAACATTTAGCACAAGCACAGGGCGCGTGAAAGTGGAGTCCTTGCCATAGACTTCACTGCCTACATTCTGCCCTATGGATACCCAATAGATTCTGCGTGGTTGTATGTTTTTGGCGTGTGTTTTGCTATGGATAGATTGCTTTGTAGTATTCCATAGCTCAAATCTTGCATTATCATTCACTGCGTGTCTCCTGCACTGCTTTAAGGCGTGATTCTAGCATTAGTTTTCTATGTTTTGGATTCTATTATTTCTATCTCATCGTTTGTGAGATTGTAGAGTGTATAAACTAAAGAGTCAATTTTGGATTCTAGCTCGGCGGTGTCGGTGGTTTTGCTGTCATTGCGAGCTTTGGCGTAAAGCAAAGCGTGGCAATCCACTTTCACACTAGAATCCGCTTTTGGTTTGTGGATTGCCGCGCGGTGCAAGCACCGCTCGCAATGACGGGGAAAGCGTTTTATTTGTCATTAGCAACGCTGAAGCAATCCATACTAGAATCCACTTTTGCCTTTAGGGTCTATTTTTTAAACAGCTCACTATGGCTGCCTATGCGTATGCAAGAGAGTAGCAATGCTTCTTTATCTTTTTTATACACGAGTAGCAAATCTGGCATTATATGGCACTCTCTATATCCACTATAATTGCCGATAAGCTTATGGTCTTTGTGCTTTGGCTCCAGGGGTAGGTCATAGAGCAGGCGATTTATCAGCGATTTTGCTTGTAGCTTTTGGGCTTGGGAGAGCTTTTTATACTGCTTTTCAAATCTACTTGATGTTTCTAGCTCATATTTTGGGCTATCCATTAGCTTGCATAGCCCTTTCAAACTCTGCAAGGCTTTTGTATCGCTTTGTCTTACCCTCTCTTTGCTCTGCTTCAAACTCGGCGATAGCTTCTTGTATCTCTGCCTTTTGCATATCATCGTGCTGTGCGATGATTATGGCATTTGTGTTTTTCACTAGCTCGGTATAGGCTGGCAGAAACTCATCTTTGATATTTTCTATAATCAGCGTCATAGGCTCTTCCTTATCGTTTTGTGTGGCTTAGATTGTAGCATTAGTTTTTTATGTTTTGGAATCTATGGTGTGGATTTCTGTTTCGCTTAGGTCATAGAGTTTATAGACTAAAGAGTCAATTTTGGATTCTAGCTCTTTTTGCTTATGGATTGCCGCGCCGATTTCATCGGCTCGCAATGACGATTGGGGTTGGATTGCTTCGGCTTCGCCTCGCAATGACAGAATCTGCTCTACACATTGTATAATCTCATTCGCTAGGGGCTTGTTGGATTCTGTGATTTTGGGGATAGGGATTTTTCTTAGATACTCTGGATTTAAATCAATATTTCCAACTCCCCTTATTTCATCTAGTAATAAAGCAATATATTTTGAATTAAGTATCCCTAACAAATATAATAAATTGACTTGTTGCGATAAGTTTTCAAGGTCATTTCGTTCAAAGTTAGAAAATTTTTTTATACTTGAAATAATGCTTTTGTTATTTATGTTTTTAAGATTATGCCACAGCACACAAACCCTAATAGTTTGGTCGCAAATAGTTTTGTTAGTGTCTATGACTGACTTTAAATATCCTATTTTGTTAATTACAAGTTTTTCTGCTTCAAAAAGTTCTGGGAATCTTGGTTCTCTACATTGTGATGGACAGCGTTCTGTATTGTATTC encodes the following:
- a CDS encoding type II toxin-antitoxin system YafQ family toxin: MDSPKYELETSSRFEKQYKKLSQAQKLQAKSLINRLLYDLPLEPKHKDHKLIGNYSGYRECHIMPDLLLVYKKDKEALLLSCIRIGSHSELFKK
- a CDS encoding type II toxin-antitoxin system RelE/ParE family toxin, yielding MAMSYNIAYEKKVIKFLKKLAKSAPREFVKIDIFLNESLATCENPCTLPNAKHLQGFNDNRYRWRLGDYRIIGIVKNDTFQVIQIIKVAKRDENTYKGL
- a CDS encoding type II toxin-antitoxin system YafQ family toxin, producing MASYNVNFTKSFIKDYKKLQTKDKDLTDALIDKLTTGATLEPKHKDHALSGNLQGFRERHIKLDLLLIYELCDDTLQLNALRVGSHSKLFKK
- a CDS encoding type II restriction endonuclease — encoded protein: MHRAAIHKPKADSSVKVDCHALLYAKARNDSKTTDTAELESKIDSLVYTLYNLTNDEIEIIESKT
- the metK gene encoding methionine adenosyltransferase produces the protein MKKSFLFTSESVTEGHPDKMADQISDAVLDYIIERDKNARVACETLVSNGFCVIAGELKTSVYAPMQEIARKVVQEIGYTDALYGFDYRSAAVLNGIGEQSPDINQGVDRADGEIGAGDQGLMFGYACRETPSLMPLPIWLSHRITEGLATKRKDGTLPFLRPDGKSQVTVRYEDGKPVGIDTIVISTQHSPETQQTHLKDAVIEEIVQKVIPQEYLNDNIRYFVNPTGKFVIGGPQGDAGLTGRKIIVDTYGGSCPHGGGAFSGKDPSKVDRSAAYAARYVAKNLVASGVCDKAVVQVAYAIGVVEPISILVDTQGTGKVEDSVLTECVKKVFRLTPKGIIESLDLLRPIYRKTAAYGHFGRELPEFSWEKTDKVEAIKDFCGVK